The Nitratidesulfovibrio sp. region CCATCTACAGCGCCGCCACCCAGTGCTGGATGCGGTCGAAGGCCTCTGTCAGTTCCGCCTCGTCCATGCCGAAGGACAGCCGCAGATGACGTTCGCCCGTGGGGCCGAACGAACCGCCCGGCACGGTGATCACCCGCGCCTCTTCCAGCATGCGCCGGGCCACGGTCATGGAGTCGGCGTCGGTGAAGGCATAGCGGGCCATGGCGTAAAAGGCGCCGCGCGGCGGCACGTAGGTGAAGTGCGGGGCCAGCGCGTCGAGGCGGCGACAGGTCAGGCCGCGCCGGGCGGCCAGGGCCGCGCGCATGACGTCCACGCAGTCCTGCGGTCCGGTCAGCGCCGCAAGGGCCGCGTGCTGCGACACGGTGGGCGCGCACACCGCCGTGGCGTCGTGCACCTTCAGCAGTTCCGCCATCCATGCGGCGTCGGCGGCCACGTACCCCACGCGCCACCCGGTCAGGGCGTACTTCTTGGAAAAGGAATTCACGGTGATCACGTGGCGGCGCAGTTCCGGCTGGCCTACGGGAGAAAAGCGCGGCGTGCCGGGGGCTTGCCCGTACACCATGTAGTCGTAGGTGTCGTCCACGATGAGCACCAGGTTGCGCTCCAGCGCCAGGTCGCACAGGGCGCGCACGTCGACGTCGTCGTACACCCCGCCGGTGGGGTTGCCGGGGCTGCACACGATGATGGCCCGGGTACGCGGGGTGACGGCGGCGCGCACCGCGTCCACGTCCAGCCCCCAGTCGGCGGCGCGCAACGGCACATGCACGGGCACGCCCTCGGCCATCAGTACCTGCTCGGCATGCGAGGCATAGCCCGGCGAGGGGATGATCACCTCGTCGCCGCGCTCCACCACGGTGAGCATGATCATCACCAGCGCTTCCATGGCCCCCACGGTGACGCCGATTTCCGTTTCCGGATCGAAGCGCGCGCCCTTGCGGGCCAAGATGTCCGCCGCAATGGCCTCGCGCAGGGCGGGCATGCCGGGTTGCAGGCTGTAGCGCCCGGCCGTGGGGTCGTCGCGCAGGGCGCGGCACACGGCCTCGACGATGTGGTCCGGCGTGCGGAATGAGGGCACGCCCTGCCCCAGCGACACGCAGCCGCCCACCTTGGCGGCCAGCATGGGCATGAGCTTGGTGGCGGAAATGCGGATGTTGCGCACGCGCTTGGCAACGCGCAGGGAAGATTCCGAAGAGGCTATGTCGGACATGGTTCGGCTCCGGTGAGTGGCAGAAATGGGCGGAGGTAGCGAAATGGCCGCGCGGGTGGGCAAGCTCCGCTCTGCGCGCGGGCACCCGGTGGCACGATGCGTCGGCCAGCCTTGGGCTATACCCGCCCGCGCCGCGCTCGGCAACGCGCTGGGGCTGCGGAATCGGCGGCAGCGGGCAACGGGCCTGCCGAGAAGATCGGGCACCGCAAGGAGGGCACTGCCCCTGCGTGGCATGGTGGTGGCTGTGTGGCAGCCTGGCAACGTGCACGACACAGGCGCACATCGGCACGCGCCCTTGCATCG contains the following coding sequences:
- a CDS encoding aminotransferase class I/II-fold pyridoxal phosphate-dependent enzyme encodes the protein MSDIASSESSLRVAKRVRNIRISATKLMPMLAAKVGGCVSLGQGVPSFRTPDHIVEAVCRALRDDPTAGRYSLQPGMPALREAIAADILARKGARFDPETEIGVTVGAMEALVMIMLTVVERGDEVIIPSPGYASHAEQVLMAEGVPVHVPLRAADWGLDVDAVRAAVTPRTRAIIVCSPGNPTGGVYDDVDVRALCDLALERNLVLIVDDTYDYMVYGQAPGTPRFSPVGQPELRRHVITVNSFSKKYALTGWRVGYVAADAAWMAELLKVHDATAVCAPTVSQHAALAALTGPQDCVDVMRAALAARRGLTCRRLDALAPHFTYVPPRGAFYAMARYAFTDADSMTVARRMLEEARVITVPGGSFGPTGERHLRLSFGMDEAELTEAFDRIQHWVAAL